TTCCCTTTTGTGATTGTGTGGTTGatttgcttcttcttttttttttccttttggttgctaattattttagtttattgaataattaattattatatttaatgtTAATTAGACTATGGAATGGTTTATCTTGGGATTTTGTGTTTTGACCATCAATGTGTACAAGTTGTtatttaaaccaaaaaaaaaatcatttgattaaaaaataaaataaattaacaatatatatagatatgcatCTTTATGTCATACTATgcaataaattgaaaaaaaaaatcataattattTGCTGAAAAATATTTCTATACATTAAAAGTATGAcaaactattttaaaaataaagtaaatTCAATCAAAGTtggataaaattatatttataaaatttattttggacAAGTTAAATGTTTGAACTTAAAAATGAAATTAGCATATATACATAGCGGATAAAAAGTACAAATATTAAAGTATTGTAAAtaattttgtacataaaaatattatttaagaaaaataatttaaaaaaaattaaattcaaaaaaaaattaaataagtttgtattttaaaattatttaaataaattaagatttaaaaattcatttgatgcaaaaataaaataaatataacagcattataaatactaaataaaatctattcatgaaaataaaataagtatattCCTCTCATGCCTTTTAAAACAATCACGGAATATCTAAAACTATATAGATAAACAATAAtgtaaattatgaaaaataaatttagaaattaaaattGTAGATTTATAAGAACCCCAaattataaattttgaatttaattgaaGTTTTAAAAACTTATTAATTGATTATTTAGTAAATAAAAATACACCATATTTTCAAAACTGTTattataataatatctgtcatggaTGAAATCTTAAGTTAATCCCAATATTATTAAACAAAATCTATTTTAACCCTTATACTTTTGGTTACTATAATTAAAGACTTATACGTagattttttgtaaaattatttttatcattataattaaattttaaaatatttgtgaaTCCCTCTTACATATATATAGTATTGAAAATTGACATTGCAAATGACGTATTTTTTATTAGGAGCCTATCagtaaaaaaatctcaaaaaaatttattttatttaatgaaGTGATTAATGACtttaaatgtattttataaaaaaaacttaaataatatatatttagaatTAACAATATTTAGTGGACCGACTAATCTATAGGGTGAAGTGCTCGTCATTTAATTTTTACCATCTATTTTATAACCATAATTAAGTTATTTTAGGTGATAACTTTAATTGAATATAATTAatacatataaatttttatttgtgCTAATTAAAAATATAGAGATTAaaacatatcatatcatatcatattcaATTTAAGTTTGTTTTTcaatatatgttaaaaaatatgaaatttttttataaatagttTTAAATATTTGTACTTTAATATCTGTAAGATCagtattttatgttttatttcaGTTAAATTTATTGATAAAAATTTGTTGTCAACTTAGGTGCATTGAAATTAGATTTGGACAATTATGATTGTTTGGAATCTAGAACAAATTGAAATTTGGGGATAAATGTGAGATTGAGTGCATAATTTGGGGCTATATGTGTAAATTGGCATTTTGAGGATGACCCCCTTCTCTCGTTCAAAATTCCAAAGCAACCCCCCATTTCCAGGTTGGGATTGCGGCTTGGTACGTAGTTGGCGCTGTCAGCGCGCCACGAATAAACGTCGTCGTTTCGCTTATCCCTCCCGCTTCCTTACACGGAAAATTGCCGCTGCCTCCCCCACATTGCCGAAGCTGTCAGCTCCCGACCAACCCAAGCCTCAGCCTCGGCTTCATTCTTCTTTCCCAAACCTCGTcgccgtctctctctctctctctctctctctctctctctctctctctttgctttgAATTCTTAACTGCTTTCTGGGTCGTCTCGAATCACTTTCCCCTTCTCATCTTTCTCGCtctgtatgagagagagagagagagcagaacgGCTCTTTTACAGATCTGAACCGAACCGTTTCTTACGAACTCGCCACTCCAATCGTCTTTTGTGCTGATGAATAAGTTTCTGGGCGATGGCCCTTTTTTCCCCATGTCAATTTGCTTTAAAACGATTTCAAATCCCTCCTCCTTTTAATGGGCGACCTATATTCATTCCTCATGCTCGTGCATTCATGTTAATTCCTGAGACCCCTGTATTTCCATTTGAAATTTCTGTTGACCCCGCAAGATTTCCAGCTTTGGGAAAGAATTGATGAAAAAGTAGAAATTTTTTGCGCTCAAAATGCTCAGTTTCTATTTTTCGAGGAGGTGAATTGAAGGTGTAAGCGCGCTCTGAATCTCTTGGGATAATCAGTTCGAGATAGCTTTAAAGACGATGCACACCAAGTCCGATTCCGACGTCACGAGCTTTGCACCGTCGTCGCCGAGATCTCCAAAGCGACCGGTGTACTACGTGCAAAGCCCATCTCGCGATTCCCACGATGGAGATAAATCTTCGTCCATTCACGCCACTACGCCGGTCTACAACAGCCCCACGGAGTCGCCGTCGCACCCTTCCTTCGGCGGCCGTCACTCGAGGGCGTCGTCGGCGAGCCGCTTCTCGGGAACGTTCAGGAAGGGAAGCCGGAGAAGGGGGTGGCCGGAGTCCAATGTGATCGAGGAGGAGGGGTCTTATGACGAACTCTATGGGCGTAAAGGGATCTCCAGGCCTTGCCAGTGTCTGATTGCTCTTCTTGGGTTTGTTCTGATTTTTACTCTGTTTTGTTTGGTCCTGTGGGGTTCCAGCAGGCCTTACAGAGTTCAGATAGCCGTCAAGGTATGCCCaatttcagatttttttttttttttttatataaaaaatactcttctgtgtgtgtgtgtgtgtgtgtgtgtgtgtgagagagagagagagagagagagagagagagagagagagagagagactggagACCATTGGGCAATTGGCATAATTTGGGATGAGGGTATATACAACAATGTGAAAAACCTGCAGATGTTACTCCAATTTTGAGAATAATTTGTAAGGGGAGTTCCTACTTGGCTACAATACATGTTTGGACTCTTCAGTGACAACCTTTTTCTTTGGACGGAAAGCAAAGGATGGGTTTGAAAATTCTCGGAGTGGAAACCAATTTCAATTATTTAAGTTTTTTTCTCCCCTCATGCGAATTAAATATTGCCTGATTAGCCTATAAATTAAATATTGCCTGATTAGCCTATCTCTAATGGTTAGGACCACCATAATGGACTAACAGGCAGAAGGTTATTTGTTCAAATTCACTTGTGTTGCATGCATGCTTGGTGTTTCAATTCTTACAAGTTTCTCATATGTGCATAGAAAAGTATTTTGTGTTCCCCCGTTTATATGCATTTATGATTAATATGAAAACATGAGTTGATGTTTTGGAAATGCATTTCTTATAGAAGCTCATTTCAACTGAGACCAAGATGAAATCATCATGAAACTTGAAAATTTCTACCATTTTgacttttttcttttaaattattCTCATAGTTCAAAGCAGTTCTCTGGTAATGTAGTTATTAAAACGCATTGCCCTTCTCTTTGTCCCAATTAATTCATGTTCTACGCTGCTTGATGTTTCAATTCTTATGAGTCAATTTTCCCCCTTTTTCATACGGGCATAGTGAATAATGTTCTTTTTTTCCAGCGAAATAGTTATCATTACTATGAAATGCTATCCTGACATGCATTTTTCTCATAAAAGCATATATCAGCTGAGGGAATTATCCTCTGAAATTATGATAGGACAGGCTCTTACAATACATAATGTAGACAGGACTATAAGGAAAGGAATTTGCTAATTTTGTATTTGTTAATGCAGTTCACTTCACgttgaaaatattaatttttgtCTAACCACTGAGTAGAGATAAAACTAGTAGATGAAAATTTGAAGCCTTTGCCTTTACATAGTATTCTTTGCATTTGATGCTTTGTTGGAACAACATAGGGAAATAAATGACCAAGAGACGTTGGCAAATCAAATGTAAAAGGTTATATGAGTTAGTTTAGACCCTAAAGCTTTTCATGtacatattttcttttgtttgCTAGTTCTTGTACATCTggctcttccctactctctttttCAAATTGAAGTCATGGCCCATTTAGTGGTCAAAGTATTAATGGGTTGTAACTCTGAGCCTTTGCACCTTTAATATAGTTGGTTTAGACCCGATAACCCCATCCCCAGGCTCAGGCCccttaaagaaaaacaaaaacaaagcaaAACGAACAAGCAAAcaaaacaaaaggaaaaggaaaaaccTAGTTGCGTTGATCTGGAGTGATATGAGGTCCAGATAGTTAACCAGCATTGTAGGCAAACTTTCATCAATTAAATTTCTTCTTTAAATTTTTGGTATCTAGTGATTCAGTCTTGGAACTGAAGTTCAGGTTAGATCATATCACTTTTATTTGTCCTTTAATTTTGTAACTGAGACCTTGTTTTGTCCATCAATACAAGTATTCTGGCTTCAGGTTCTTTGGTTTAACCTCATTAGTATCTTGCTGAAAATTGAAAGACCTTCCTTTGTCTTTTAAACAATGTGGTTCCTTATTGACATTTTATTTCTGTTTGCATCTTATGATGCATGCAAGACATGACTGCCACAATATACACACATCAAGTCCTATTCTTATTGCTCTTTCATTTTTCACTTCAAtggagtttattttatttttatttgtaataaTACTCTAGCATTTTTTGTATCTGAAGTGTTCATCCCCTAAcagtgctcacacaaagagtcATTTTTCTTTCAGAACCTGACAGTTAAAAATTTCCATTTTGGGGAGGGATCGGACGTGACTGGAGTCCCAACCAAGATGCTGACGGTAAACTGTTCATTTAAGATGAGCATCTACAATCCTGCTACATTTTTTGGCATTCATGTTAGCGCCGCACCTGTCAATCTTATGTATTCAGAGATCACAGCTGCAACTGGTGAGGTGAGAAGCTGACTTTGGCTAAGTTATTTAAGAATTGAACAATGGAGTAGTAAAAAGCTTCTCAGGAACCTCCCAAAATCCCAAATCATCTCTTATACTTGATAGAAGACAATTTTGTGGACAACAAATGGCCGCAGCATTTGTAGAGAATCAAGTAAATGTGAATGATTGCTCACGGAAGACTTTGAAAAACCAATTTGCTATTGCATTGTGTTTCCCCTGTTCTGAACTTTTTCTATTAAACATCTAAACTGAAACTTCTTGGGCTAAGTCTTTGTTGCTTTCCAATTGTAAGAAAATGACCGTTTTCTTACCAAACATGTTTCGATTTCAATGTGTCTGGCTGCAGTTGATGGAATACTATCAACCAAGGAAGAGCCATAGAACTGTGTCCGTGAAGCTCGAAGGAAATAAGGTTCCTCTGTATGGGGCAGGAGCGGGATTTGCAGCCTCGGACAGCAATGGCGGGGTTCCAATGATGCTACTGTTTGATGTTAATTCACAAGGAAATGTGGTGGGGAAGTTGGTAAGATCGACGCATCAAAGGCATGTCTCCTGTTCCTTAGTCGTCAGCTCTCACAACATCAAAACCATCAGATTTAAGGATAACTCCTGCATCTATGATTGAGGCATTGAGGATCGCCAGCCCTACGAGTCAGTGACCTTGACATGCCTCACTTGAGCTGTTCACACTGCACTCACTATATCTTTCAATGACAATGAAGAGATTTCTGCCACTTGATATCATACTAGTGAGTATTAAGTAGGAATGATCATTTGGAAAACAAGGAGAGGGAGCCTACTGGCATTGTATTGCTGTATTTCTCTGAAAGTTTTGGTGCTTTTTCTTGATTAGGAGTTTTTATAGTTTAGTGCTTTGTATATTCTCTCTAAACCCGTGAACACGTGTACAAAGATTAAGTTTGCAAGATATTCCTATATATATGATGGATGCCACCTGCCATATATTGGGGTGGTCTGAGTTTCTTTTTCCTCATCTGGATATGGTTTTAAGGTCTAAAGATTTAGAGATGTATGGATTTGTTGTATTGAGTGTATCTGTAGGCGAACTGTGTATTAAATttagataagatataatataaaattatattgaaatttttttaaattgatcCAAATTTAATTTCATGACTCAAAATCCATGCTTTCAAAAATAATGTAAAAGTAAATGAAATTTATGTACCCATGTTTGGAGTgggtttgaatttaaatttatattaaatttatataaaatgtaCTACAAAATTGCATTGAAATTTGTTCCAATCCACTTGAATTCAAATTCAATGTGCAAAATTCATACACTCAAATGCAGCATAAATTAAGTGATTGGAGTATATtacaatgaaaacaaaaatttACAAAGTTTACAAGCATCTAGGCCACACCTATATATAAACTCACCCACATAACAGCAGCAAAGGTTGCTAAAACAACAAATGAAATGGTATCAACCTAGCTCTACAAAACTAATGCCAAACCTATTGAGCTTTACAAGTTTATTATTAGTAAAATATAAGGAACTCACTTTTCCTAAGACCCAGCTTTACTTCCTCGAGTTCTCAATAAGTTCAAACCACCTCCAGGTATATTAAAAAGACACAAAATTCCTTCTATATTTGAcaagaaaacaaaatttttaaagGAGACATGAGCTTTTTGAAACATCAGTCTAAGATTTTTGATACGAAGGTTTTTACCTTCTTATTAAATATTTGGAGAAGTTAATGTCTTTtaccattactattattattatgagagagagagagagagagagagagagaatacaagaTTTTACCTACAATTATATCAAGATGAATTATGTTCTATAAGAATGACAAaccccctccctctctctctaacaaTGAATAATACGTGTGTCATAACTCATACAAGATCATTGGGGAAAAAAATATGGAACTAAAAAAACCAATAATTCAATAAACCACGAATAATACATCTTGCCAAGATAGGATCAATCGCCAACATTCTACGACGGTGCTGGACTGCTCTCCTGCTTGTCAACAGCACAGCCACCCTCAACAACCGTGCCACCAATTCTGTTTAGGGGCCAATAACGAAACACTGACCTTCCTATAATATTCTTGATGGGAAGGGGACCCCTACACAAAaacataattcataatataagcAAGAATGACAGGAAAGGGAACGATCACACAATACAGGGTTTCCAAAGACCATAAAATCCAGATTAACATAATATTACCACACGTGTGAATCGTAGCTGTTATTACGATTATCACCCATCACGAAGACCGATTTCTCCGGGACACGCTGCATGAGACCACATGTAATGTTTCAAAAATGTTCTGAAAAATGTCTTCCTTGATAACACGTGCATTGTTTGTTGTTTCGAATTTTAAACCCAAGACTGCACCTAATGTGTAGGCTTCCTATGAGCATTAGTGCTAAACTGTGGCAAAACTTACAATTGGTGACATTTCGTAAAAGGGAGATTCAAGGGTGAAATCTTCATTCCTCACAACGCCATTTATTATTAACTTCCCTTTATGAACCTGCAAAGAGAAAAAAGAACCCACTAGCACATTGTTACTGttgaaatatttaaagagatagatgaaaattcaaaaattaaaaataaaataaataactaCCATCCTTTTTTATCAAGGACTTGATTGAGTGGATGTAAAACATTAACACTATTTTTTAAGAGTTGCAGTTGATTTTCTGACAATGACACTAAAGACGATGTGGAATTTATATCCATGACAATACTGTATTTATTTTAGGTTTACTAATCTCACCTCCAAAATAGAGTGATGGgcaataatgaaaataaaaaagaaatggcAGTGCACAGAACAACAATATGACAGAAGAGAACACAAAGTTAAGCAGCACAAGACAACTAATTTTAGGTTTACTAATCTCACCTCCACTGTATCACCTTCCTTGGCAACAACTCTTTTAATGAATACATCATCATCAGTATAGCCTACTTCCTGAAGGACTGGTGGGCTTTTAAAAATCACTATATCATTTGCACATGGTTTCCTAAAATAATATGTAACCTGAAAATTTTAGGACAAACACCAGTTACGCACTATAGTTCAACAATAAATCACTTACCATATTGTAACTCAAAACAAAACAGCATGAAGAGAGAATAAAGCTTTCACATGAAGATTTAAACATAGAAAGAACAATTTTTTTCCAACCACTGAAGTCCCTCAGACTAGTCCTACTCATTAAATATACCCAACTAAATCTGATAACATATTGTTtctatttcaaaatgatgaagtaCGACCTGGCAGGGAACATAATAAGCATCTACATTCAATTCATTAACTTCGCTATTCCTGCCAAAAGCAGGGCCCATAATGAAAATCTTTACAACAGTGGCAAGTCCCTTCAATCAAAACAATTCTGATGCTTCCTTATCATTCAGTATGCAATATAAATACTTGTTCTTTCTCATACAATGTGTCTTGTCACAATATAGACATTCCCGCTTATTATTAATGTATGATTCGCTTGAGGGCTGTTAGCTTGCACCAATGTTTTAAAGGGCGAAGGTGTAAGGCGAGGctttttaacccttaagaggtgaGGCGTAAGCCTTGAGGTAttggggcataagccttttgataaattatttttaagataaaaatatgtaaataaattatatatattttaagaataaagaaaaaaattttaaaaactcacaaatataatggaaaaaaaattatatatactctGCAAGCAACTTGCTggtcattcaaaaattgctaacttgaatacataacataaatcatgacaaaaGATAGTTATACTAtttcaaagttcaaactattttcatgatctaaaTTCTAAGATACAATTCTCAGTAAGGGTGAGCAAACAATCAGTTCGGtgaaattcagttaattaaccgaattaaccgaaaatctCGGTTAACCATTTCCGttaaccaaaccgaccgaatAAGGGCTATTAACCGAACCTCACCCGACCGAATTACTtgttcgggtaattcggttaatcgaatttaaccgaaattatttaaaattaattattaaaaacagaatataCTTAcaatttttttaccatttttttttttaggagtaTGAAGGCAATAGCAACTCAGGGGCATAGATTGATCATTCTAgcacaaaatttttaaaaaacaaatccATAGAAAAACAATTCCCATTTGTAATCCTCACTAGTTTAACAAACTAATCAACTTGAAAGACATTTAGATGATGTCAGTAGCACGCAATGACGAGAGTTACATAAATAAGTTGGGCCTTGATGCCTTGTATGTTGTCTTGAGCTTTCTGGTTGGAGGCCTAAACACCTTAGAAATCAAGGGGAATTCGATTTTTGAGTTGTGAAACTGGTTGGTGCTCTTCCTCTTACAAAGCTTTGCAGGAATGGTGGTTGTCTTGATAATTTGGATGCATGGAAACCTCACCCTGTGGCGTGATGCCATTTTAGTGTACATTTGTTCAACAGCTCCGTTAAGAGTTGTCTCTCTGTATTCCTTGTACATGTTGTGATAACCAGTTCTGCTCTGATACCGCAGCCATATCCCATAGTTCTTGATCTTAGTGGGATTCTTCTCAAAAATCTCATTAATGGCAAGAATTTGTCCATTGCTCTTCTTTAACTTTCTTCAGCTTCCTCAAAAAATACCAGAACTTGGATCTGGCGTGAACTTCATTGGTAGCCCAGAGTTTCATTCAGTAGATCTTCGGATGCTCATGTGCTTCAGAAGAGAGTGCTCTCCCCACCACCTGGTACTAGTGAAACCTGAAGGCAACCATTTCCGCACCAATTCTACATCTGCCATTacccaatttaattaattattaaatcggttaaccgaatttatatttcctattaaccgaaccgaaatcCGATTCACCAAATTTTGGTTAAGCCCAACCAAACCGACCGACCCGGTTTTTTTGCCCGAACCGAAccaaccaatttcggtcggttaaatCAGTTAATTCAgatttccccgaattatgctcactccTAATTCTCAATCATTTTGgaaaaggttgaggttcaagagtgtTAGCACCAGAGAAgctcatgggtgggcttgatacacatgagtgaacaccaacttgacccaaaagcttaaccCTATTAGGTCTTGagtccaaccatatatataaacacccatcatccactcaatttttccaatgtgggacaaacttacaagtgaaattctcaacaatttccccctcacttgtgagttccaactgcttccCCTTGAACGGTAACCGCCTCTCTTCTGGAAGGaagcccaattctccaacagctgctcaagtgggtcttaccactggcgtcttacgtgcctcaaattgcattccacgtgcctccgaaccaattcTACCtccacatcttgaccctattcagatccatccctagcttagatgatccttattgacctcggtcacacacttggtcctccaactgttagcacatcaggagaattagcttcaagTCTCGACTTTTACGATATTGCTCACCCAAAGTTACAAACCGTCAACTTTGATATCACTTGTTGGTACCAGAGGAGCCCATGAGttggcttgatacacatggatgaacaccaacttgacccaaaagtttaagtctattgggtcttggacccaaccatatatataagcatccatcatccactcaatttttccaatgtgagacaaactcacaagtggaattctcaacaaagagccctaaaaatcaactcatattatgaaatTCCTTTTATACATACATGTAGTTAAAATTATCTAATGAATTCAAACACCCAAA
This window of the Malania oleifera isolate guangnan ecotype guangnan chromosome 6, ASM2987363v1, whole genome shotgun sequence genome carries:
- the LOC131158845 gene encoding uncharacterized protein LOC131158845 codes for the protein MHTKSDSDVTSFAPSSPRSPKRPVYYVQSPSRDSHDGDKSSSIHATTPVYNSPTESPSHPSFGGRHSRASSASRFSGTFRKGSRRRGWPESNVIEEEGSYDELYGRKGISRPCQCLIALLGFVLIFTLFCLVLWGSSRPYRVQIAVKNLTVKNFHFGEGSDVTGVPTKMLTVNCSFKMSIYNPATFFGIHVSAAPVNLMYSEITAATGELMEYYQPRKSHRTVSVKLEGNKVPLYGAGAGFAASDSNGGVPMMLLFDVNSQGNVVGKLVRSTHQRHVSCSLVVSSHNIKTIRFKDNSCIYD